From a single Bacillus pseudomycoides DSM 12442 genomic region:
- a CDS encoding glycerate kinase: protein MKIVIASDSYKESLRAIEVCKAIEKGFTKIFPEAEYVKVPIGDGGEGTVQSLVDATGGKIIPLHVTGPLGERVEAFYGISQDKRTAFIEMAAASGLQHVSVKKRNPLITTTKGTGELILDALDKGVQHIILGLGGSATNDGGAGMLSALGVKFLEKDGRVIEPVGGNLHSIDSLDLLKLDSRLAHVKLEAACDVDNPLTGQKGASFVFAKQKGASAEMIAQLDDNLKRYAHVLKKYLHIDVEEIAGAGAAGGLGAAVAAVLQGELRKGIEIVLDYTNFDEHIKEADLVLTGEGRIDVQTAYGKAPVGIARRAKKLHIPVIAIGGSVLPNHISVYKEGIDAVFAATSSPMTLEEAYITAKENIEMSARNIASVWKIASERRL, encoded by the coding sequence TTGAAAATTGTTATTGCATCTGATTCATATAAAGAAAGCTTACGAGCGATAGAGGTATGTAAGGCTATTGAAAAAGGATTTACTAAAATTTTTCCTGAAGCTGAGTATGTAAAAGTCCCGATTGGAGATGGAGGAGAAGGTACAGTCCAGTCCCTTGTTGATGCTACAGGGGGAAAGATTATTCCACTTCATGTAACAGGTCCACTTGGTGAGCGTGTAGAAGCATTTTACGGCATTTCTCAAGACAAAAGAACAGCGTTTATTGAAATGGCAGCAGCATCAGGATTACAGCATGTTTCAGTTAAAAAGCGAAATCCTCTTATTACAACAACAAAAGGAACGGGAGAGCTTATATTAGATGCACTGGATAAAGGCGTACAGCACATCATTTTAGGTCTTGGCGGAAGTGCTACGAACGATGGGGGTGCCGGAATGCTCTCTGCCTTAGGTGTAAAATTTTTAGAGAAAGATGGACGAGTAATAGAACCTGTCGGTGGAAATTTACATTCTATTGATTCTTTAGATTTATTGAAGTTGGATTCTCGTTTAGCACATGTAAAACTAGAAGCGGCGTGTGATGTAGATAATCCTTTGACAGGACAAAAAGGAGCATCTTTTGTATTTGCAAAACAAAAGGGAGCAAGTGCAGAAATGATTGCACAGTTAGATGATAACTTAAAGCGTTATGCCCATGTATTAAAAAAATATTTACATATTGATGTGGAAGAGATTGCAGGTGCAGGAGCTGCGGGGGGATTAGGCGCTGCTGTTGCTGCTGTACTACAAGGGGAATTAAGAAAAGGAATTGAAATTGTATTAGATTATACAAATTTTGATGAACATATAAAAGAAGCGGATCTAGTTCTTACAGGTGAAGGAAGGATAGATGTACAAACAGCTTATGGAAAAGCTCCAGTTGGAATTGCTAGACGGGCAAAGAAACTTCATATACCCGTTATAGCTATTGGGGGTTCCGTGCTCCCTAATCACATTTCAGTTTATAAAGAAGGAATAGATGCTGTGTTTGCTGCCACATCAAGTCCAATGACATTAGAGGAAGCATATATAACAGCAAAGGAAAATATTGAAATGTCCGCACGAAATATCGCATCTGTATGGAAAATAGCATCAGAAAGACGTCTCTAA
- a CDS encoding tyrosine-type recombinase/integrase — protein MNKKTHLIDVQPIRSKDQIEDMKWALKRHCSERDYILFTIGINTGLRVSDLLQLETYMILKLKRKRRKELKVKEGKTRKERIINLTSIFDEVYQYAQTVENTWLFPSRKGNQPISKIQAYRQLQKAGDFAGVESIGTHTMRKTFGYWFYKQTKDVAMLQDILNHSTPQITLKYIGINKEEKDNVLDNFYI, from the coding sequence ATGAACAAAAAAACACATCTCATTGATGTCCAACCCATCCGAAGTAAAGATCAGATTGAAGATATGAAATGGGCTCTTAAACGTCACTGTTCAGAAAGAGACTACATCTTATTCACGATTGGGATCAATACAGGTCTACGAGTAAGTGATCTACTTCAATTAGAGACTTATATGATTTTAAAATTAAAACGAAAACGTAGAAAAGAATTAAAAGTAAAAGAGGGAAAAACGAGGAAAGAACGGATTATTAATCTTACTTCTATTTTTGACGAAGTATATCAATACGCCCAAACAGTAGAAAATACCTGGTTATTCCCTTCACGTAAAGGAAATCAACCCATTAGTAAAATCCAAGCCTATCGACAATTGCAAAAAGCCGGAGACTTTGCCGGTGTAGAATCCATTGGGACCCACACCATGCGCAAAACCTTCGGTTATTGGTTCTATAAACAAACAAAAGATGTAGCAATGTTGCAAGACATACTAAATCACAGTACACCACAAATTACTCTTAAATATATTGGAATCAATAAAGAAGAAAAAGATAATGTACTAGATAATTTCTATATCTAA
- a CDS encoding S-layer homology domain-containing protein: MKKLIISGVCAAVLGSTFFAQNSFAETTSNNSNQNIKEASAQTSSFIDVPQSHWAYKEIQYMADHNIMLGFGNGYFGAKDKVKREELAVFLYRMIKVPDGPYKNLKPFNDIDGSNFEKEIVAVYNNGIFPYLKDEKFDPKRDIKRAEIAVSFRTAFGLTRKFDHQFNDTQGHWASEEIKILYSNGITSGIGDNKFDPEGFVTREQLAVFLYKAISASSKPLQIN, translated from the coding sequence ATGAAAAAATTAATTATTTCGGGTGTATGTGCAGCGGTACTTGGTTCGACTTTTTTTGCGCAGAATTCTTTTGCTGAAACAACAAGTAATAACTCAAATCAGAATATAAAAGAAGCGAGCGCTCAAACAAGTAGTTTTATAGATGTACCTCAATCGCATTGGGCGTATAAAGAGATTCAGTACATGGCTGATCATAATATAATGCTAGGATTTGGTAATGGTTATTTTGGTGCCAAAGATAAAGTGAAACGTGAAGAATTAGCAGTATTTTTATATAGAATGATTAAGGTTCCTGACGGTCCTTATAAGAATCTTAAACCTTTCAATGACATAGATGGTTCAAATTTTGAAAAGGAAATTGTGGCAGTATACAATAATGGCATTTTTCCTTATCTGAAGGATGAAAAATTTGATCCTAAGCGCGATATAAAACGAGCAGAAATTGCAGTTTCGTTTAGAACTGCCTTTGGATTAACTAGGAAATTTGATCATCAATTTAATGATACGCAAGGTCACTGGGCAAGTGAAGAGATTAAAATTTTATATAGTAATGGTATAACTAGTGGTATAGGTGATAACAAATTTGATCCAGAGGGTTTCGTAACACGTGAACAGTTGGCTGTATTCTTATATAAAGCTATCTCAGCATCATCAAAGCCGCTCCAAATAAACTAA